One Methanobacterium sp. genomic region harbors:
- a CDS encoding ECF transporter S component — MHLPDGLIPLWQAAIYWILTIIILTVYIFKLSRTEEKEKKIVATAIFAAATFVASSLSIPSPFGVPVHFFLIPLVVILLGPLSGVAVEFLCLIVQFFFLGMGGITSLGANTVTMGIVLSFSTYLFYKLTLDLDKRLSVFAGTLMGITMATITQVLILIAAGVATLDMLMATLIPFYLFVAVIEGIANVLIVSALSGVKPELLTLNKGEEILK; from the coding sequence CTGCATTTACCTGATGGACTTATACCTTTATGGCAGGCTGCGATTTACTGGATTTTGACCATTATTATACTGACAGTATATATATTCAAACTTTCCAGAACTGAAGAAAAGGAGAAAAAAATTGTGGCAACGGCCATATTTGCAGCCGCTACATTTGTAGCATCATCATTATCGATACCATCACCATTTGGAGTACCTGTGCATTTTTTCCTGATACCTCTTGTGGTGATTTTGCTTGGTCCTTTAAGCGGTGTTGCAGTGGAGTTTTTATGCCTTATTGTGCAGTTTTTCTTTTTGGGAATGGGGGGCATAACTTCTTTAGGTGCTAATACTGTGACTATGGGAATAGTACTGAGCTTTTCAACGTATCTCTTCTATAAACTAACTTTAGATCTTGATAAGAGATTAAGTGTTTTTGCAGGTACATTAATGGGAATAACTATGGCCACAATAACGCAGGTATTGATACTGATTGCGGCAGGAGTTGCAACATTAGACATGTTAATGGCCACGTTGATTCCATTCTATTTGTTTGTAGCGGTTATTGAAGGGATTGCGAACGTATTAATTGTATCGGCACTATCCGGTGTTAAACCTGAACTTTTAACACTGAATAAGGGTGAGGAGATATTAAAATGA
- a CDS encoding nicotianamine synthase family protein produces MSCYKYWGNIVNICKSLEKYDGCKIGEYPLDEVIPILDAVEIIAHDESIDFDSAKHILENERMNQALKTIRKFYVDVGTNLEINNAKEILEAEDPWAKLSSFHFYHRYEKLVNNEKNLAKLSKDDRLVFIGGGPLPLTVILFNKFFGVKGTSIEVVPEIADLSRKVLEKLGLSSQINVVDGDETVLSHVKYDGVMVAAFAEPKIRVFEHVHELVRPETKILYRTYSGMRAILYTPIKHEDLSGFTELGRVFPTGKVNNTSVLIKKIT; encoded by the coding sequence ATGAGCTGTTACAAATACTGGGGAAACATAGTGAATATATGCAAATCACTTGAAAAGTACGACGGCTGTAAAATAGGAGAATATCCTTTAGATGAGGTTATACCTATCTTAGATGCTGTTGAAATTATTGCGCATGATGAAAGCATTGACTTTGATTCAGCAAAACACATACTGGAAAATGAAAGGATGAACCAGGCCCTCAAGACTATCAGGAAGTTCTATGTTGATGTTGGGACCAATCTGGAAATAAACAATGCAAAGGAAATACTGGAAGCTGAAGACCCATGGGCGAAACTCTCATCGTTCCATTTTTACCATAGGTATGAAAAGCTTGTAAACAACGAAAAAAATCTTGCAAAGCTTTCTAAAGATGATAGGCTTGTTTTTATAGGTGGAGGGCCTCTTCCGTTAACAGTTATATTGTTTAACAAGTTCTTTGGTGTTAAAGGCACGAGTATTGAAGTGGTCCCTGAAATAGCTGATCTCTCAAGAAAAGTTCTTGAAAAGCTTGGACTCAGTTCCCAGATAAATGTTGTTGATGGGGATGAAACGGTGCTGTCCCACGTGAAATATGATGGTGTCATGGTTGCCGCATTTGCAGAACCTAAAATAAGGGTTTTTGAACACGTTCATGAATTAGTTAGGCCTGAAACCAAGATTCTTTACAGGACTTACAGTGGCATGAGGGCAATTCTTTACACGCCTATAAAACATGAGGATTTAAGTGGTTTCACTGAGCTTGGAAGGGTTTTTCCAACGGGCAAAGTAAACAATACTTCGGTACTTATTAAGAAGATAACATAA
- a CDS encoding ATP-binding cassette domain-containing protein translates to METPVIETKDLNYDYPDGTHALRDVSIKIKKGEKVAFIGSNGAGKTTLFLQFNGILKPVYGRINISGEKMGYKKEVLTRIRQEVGIVFQNPDDQLFAPTVVEDVAFGPMNLGLSKEEVKKRVDDALKRVEMEEYKKKAPHHLSGGQKKRVAIAGILAMEPKILVLDEPTTGLDPYGVLQILKILNKLNQEGMTILLTSHDVDIIPLFADRIYVMHHGEIAGEGSPEEIFSSPELVKKAHLRQPQVADLLYSLKKEGLDIKVKLTVKEARDELLHLLG, encoded by the coding sequence ATGGAAACACCAGTGATTGAAACAAAAGATCTAAATTATGATTACCCTGATGGAACACATGCACTTAGGGATGTCAGCATCAAAATTAAAAAAGGGGAAAAAGTTGCTTTTATTGGTTCAAATGGTGCAGGTAAAACTACTCTCTTTTTACAATTTAACGGTATTTTAAAACCTGTATATGGAAGGATTAATATTTCTGGAGAAAAAATGGGATATAAAAAGGAAGTTTTAACCAGAATAAGGCAGGAAGTGGGTATTGTTTTTCAAAATCCTGATGATCAACTTTTTGCCCCTACTGTGGTGGAAGATGTCGCATTTGGACCTATGAATTTAGGTTTATCAAAAGAAGAAGTAAAAAAAAGAGTTGACGATGCCCTAAAGCGCGTGGAAATGGAAGAATATAAAAAGAAAGCACCACATCACCTGAGCGGCGGTCAAAAAAAGAGAGTCGCAATTGCAGGTATTCTAGCCATGGAACCAAAGATACTGGTACTAGATGAGCCGACAACAGGATTGGACCCTTATGGGGTGCTTCAAATATTAAAAATACTCAATAAACTAAACCAGGAAGGAATGACGATTCTTTTAACCAGTCACGATGTGGATATAATACCTCTTTTTGCAGATAGGATTTATGTGATGCATCATGGAGAAATAGCGGGTGAAGGTTCACCAGAGGAGATATTTTCCAGCCCAGAACTGGTAAAAAAAGCACATTTAAGACAGCCACAGGTTGCAGATCTATTATATAGCTTAAAGAAGGAAGGCCTAGATATTAAAGTTAAACTAACTGTAAAGGAGGCCCGTGATGAGTTGTTACATTTACTGGGATAA
- a CDS encoding nicotianamine synthase family protein, which produces MSCYIYWDKILKISQTLSKFNDFESKSLPLDKFLPLLGEIEEIAHDKNIGFDDAKHILSDKKMGPALDVIREFYIDIAERLEVEKAQEILQSHDPWKTLESFYFFDHYQKLIQNEHGLIPFVPGEKIVFIGGGPLPLTLIMLHKFYGIHGISIEIIPEIAALSKEIIKKLRLDQYIDVVVGDETYLSHLEYDVVMVAALAEPKERVFKNIRKQIDQSIPVIYRTYMGMRAILYAPVTEDVLKGFKRENMVLPTGKVNNTSVLIKKEV; this is translated from the coding sequence ATGAGTTGTTACATTTACTGGGATAAGATTTTAAAAATTTCCCAAACTTTAAGTAAATTTAATGACTTTGAGTCAAAAAGTTTACCTTTAGATAAATTTTTACCTTTGCTTGGGGAAATAGAGGAAATTGCTCATGATAAAAATATTGGATTTGATGATGCAAAGCACATATTAAGCGATAAAAAGATGGGTCCCGCCCTGGATGTAATTAGAGAATTCTACATTGATATAGCGGAAAGGTTAGAAGTTGAAAAAGCACAGGAGATACTTCAGTCCCATGACCCCTGGAAAACATTAGAATCGTTTTATTTCTTTGATCACTATCAAAAACTGATTCAAAATGAACATGGACTTATTCCTTTTGTACCTGGCGAAAAAATAGTGTTTATTGGGGGCGGACCACTTCCCCTGACTTTGATAATGCTCCACAAATTTTATGGGATACATGGTATAAGCATAGAAATTATTCCTGAAATTGCTGCACTTTCAAAGGAAATAATAAAAAAACTGCGTTTAGACCAGTATATAGATGTGGTAGTGGGAGACGAAACTTACCTCAGCCATTTGGAGTATGACGTTGTGATGGTGGCTGCACTGGCCGAACCAAAAGAAAGGGTATTTAAAAACATAAGGAAACAGATAGATCAATCGATTCCGGTCATTTATAGAACTTATATGGGTATGAGAGCAATTTTATATGCTCCAGTTACAGAAGATGTACTTAAAGGGTTTAAAAGGGAAAATATGGTTTTGCCTACAGGTAAAGTGAACAATACATCGGTGCTCATTAAAAAAGAAGTTTAA
- a CDS encoding GNAT family N-acetyltransferase — MKTEDIKHYSVENFIFKIINEEFGYGYVPEYHHDIINIEDYYIKPDKSVFLLATHKNTGSLIGTLAIRAYDKNYNIFDGIYNSKSTASIWRVFIDKRWRRNGVGSKLVSTAEKFCKDKGYKNLYLHTQKIVDGSLDFWLSKGYRITRDMKNELGTVHMEKII; from the coding sequence ATGAAAACAGAAGACATAAAACATTACAGCGTAGAAAATTTCATTTTTAAAATAATAAATGAAGAATTTGGTTACGGGTACGTTCCAGAATACCACCACGACATCATAAACATAGAAGACTATTATATTAAACCTGATAAAAGCGTATTTTTACTTGCAACCCATAAAAATACAGGAAGTTTAATAGGAACTCTCGCAATAAGAGCTTATGACAAAAATTATAATATATTTGATGGGATTTATAATTCAAAAAGTACTGCAAGCATTTGGAGAGTTTTTATAGATAAAAGATGGAGAAGAAACGGTGTTGGCTCTAAATTAGTAAGCACCGCAGAAAAGTTCTGCAAAGATAAAGGTTATAAAAACCTGTACCTCCATACACAAAAGATAGTGGATGGTTCTCTGGATTTCTGGCTTTCAAAGGGATACAGGATTACCAGAGACATGAAAAATGAATTAGGGACCGTGCACATGGAGAAAATTATATAA
- a CDS encoding FmdE family protein gives MKNRTIKRNMVLLVLAVLFTLFICGSASAADSSTTGGNGTGSDLNQSLQNSTNSALQLSSQNNSHVVDPIIGVKVGYEYSSDSINPEITVKDSKGAKINVTKTYDMAFKGYRLSFDYDGAVNGTKFNVTVSAPGYTTQSQMIGVFLNSANATDTNLYGSATFNMNATAAYKLGREVTKKADQLLNFSKADKVLVITTAGLAYLNGTTTEDCLEGILNGSGGKISYGQGNLLTFQSTRTDPLDFCFVVMNGNSLTAAFFKNGSLAPAYKGTFSAINQTLWEKTIVPTLGDEAFGYVSLANAWKEGLSTDILRQAAYHGHVCLGTISGQAMISLLLKYYPPGVYGDDGELEATSYRAVSVPGNSDDDAFIYSLDLTSGKRSWVGYETSDSGAADNMVGFIRWCASTNTGTLIIMAFDEDKVVQAYKNKTGLIAYSGIASELKFNAWLINKLENDPDSLVDILYVFNITAEVHNNLTGGVDSKNVVCDALGLDMDYILGLGLTNLVDQKNATNYTTGNLTEDQIKQIGIDAANKAIELFAADGITLEKDDPNLTVFTSAGYVRVNEQVMDMVFDGIYDVLGSRLSRATLLSQHNARFNPLFFQFTLVQNGTYISKTLTYDPETGNFTVKNESSCIIDQVLPYDPPYDVLMAWLWHNHVCGGSTTGYLITDYVYDNFPISEDEQYSYVSTNDICRDDILSYLLGVSAGSGTYYNQRMESAGSEVGIISIYDSKTKTRRVAILNLTSPKFSGGNSYENYINLYKVLQKYDDWNSPECLAELATIPNLISGPSITRTVDTWVTEEEWQAIISGGNGSLNALEYIKSLPVRTQADLISLLNQNQNGTHNQNGTQNNNGTAVVEAPDGVQGNSQGISSSGTGSATGSVGDSGPTVSAATQTEVTTSDEGTPSAGGNAYEVSKAAPNSEESDLNYALIALGAVLCGGLLVVGFFKGSILGFLRK, from the coding sequence ATGAAAAATAGGACAATTAAGCGAAATATGGTATTACTAGTGTTAGCAGTTCTATTTACGCTGTTTATTTGTGGGTCCGCATCAGCTGCAGACTCATCAACCACTGGAGGTAATGGTACTGGTTCAGATTTGAACCAATCTTTACAGAATAGTACTAATTCTGCATTGCAGTTATCTTCACAAAATAATAGTCATGTAGTAGACCCCATAATCGGTGTGAAAGTGGGTTATGAGTATTCTTCTGATTCTATTAATCCAGAAATAACTGTCAAAGATAGCAAAGGCGCGAAAATTAATGTCACCAAGACCTATGACATGGCTTTTAAAGGTTATAGGCTGAGTTTTGATTATGATGGCGCTGTAAACGGTACTAAATTTAATGTAACGGTCTCTGCACCGGGTTATACTACCCAAAGTCAGATGATCGGCGTGTTTTTAAACTCTGCCAATGCTACAGACACTAACCTGTACGGCAGCGCAACTTTCAACATGAATGCTACTGCTGCTTATAAATTAGGTCGAGAGGTAACTAAAAAGGCAGATCAGCTTTTAAACTTTTCAAAAGCAGATAAAGTGCTGGTTATAACTACTGCTGGTTTAGCTTATTTAAATGGGACCACGACTGAGGACTGTTTGGAAGGTATTTTAAACGGTTCTGGCGGTAAGATCAGTTACGGTCAAGGGAACCTGCTAACTTTTCAATCAACCCGAACAGATCCACTGGATTTCTGTTTTGTGGTTATGAATGGGAATTCACTGACTGCAGCGTTCTTCAAGAATGGTTCATTAGCACCAGCTTATAAAGGTACTTTCTCTGCTATCAACCAGACTTTATGGGAGAAAACCATTGTTCCAACATTGGGTGATGAAGCATTTGGCTATGTCAGCCTGGCTAATGCCTGGAAAGAAGGATTATCAACAGACATCCTGAGACAAGCTGCATACCACGGCCATGTTTGTCTGGGAACCATCAGCGGACAGGCTATGATAAGCCTCCTGCTCAAATATTACCCTCCAGGGGTATATGGAGATGATGGAGAACTGGAAGCAACAAGTTACAGGGCAGTTAGTGTGCCAGGTAATTCAGATGATGATGCGTTCATCTATTCCTTAGATTTAACTTCAGGAAAACGTTCTTGGGTTGGATATGAAACCAGCGACTCAGGTGCCGCTGACAACATGGTGGGATTCATCCGATGGTGTGCATCAACCAACACAGGAACTCTTATAATAATGGCTTTCGATGAAGACAAAGTGGTACAGGCATACAAGAATAAAACAGGCCTTATAGCTTACTCAGGTATAGCATCCGAGTTGAAATTCAATGCATGGTTAATAAACAAATTAGAAAACGACCCAGATTCCCTCGTGGATATACTGTACGTTTTCAATATAACTGCAGAAGTTCACAACAACCTGACTGGAGGAGTCGACTCCAAAAATGTTGTATGTGATGCACTTGGATTAGACATGGACTACATATTAGGACTTGGACTGACAAACCTAGTGGACCAGAAAAATGCTACAAACTACACTACTGGAAACCTAACTGAGGATCAGATCAAACAGATTGGAATAGATGCTGCTAACAAAGCCATTGAATTATTCGCGGCAGACGGCATTACTCTGGAGAAAGATGATCCTAACCTCACAGTCTTCACATCTGCAGGTTATGTACGTGTCAATGAACAGGTAATGGACATGGTCTTTGATGGAATTTACGATGTCTTAGGATCCAGACTTTCCAGAGCAACATTACTATCACAGCACAATGCAAGGTTCAATCCGTTATTCTTCCAGTTCACTCTGGTACAAAATGGAACATATATCAGTAAAACTCTTACTTACGATCCAGAAACAGGTAATTTTACTGTGAAGAACGAATCTTCCTGTATCATAGACCAGGTACTCCCGTACGACCCACCATACGATGTCTTAATGGCATGGTTATGGCACAACCACGTCTGTGGAGGTAGTACAACTGGATACTTAATTACCGACTACGTTTATGATAATTTCCCTATAAGCGAAGATGAACAGTACTCTTACGTATCTACCAATGACATCTGTAGAGATGATATTTTATCCTATCTCTTAGGAGTTTCTGCAGGATCTGGAACCTACTATAACCAGCGAATGGAGTCAGCAGGTAGTGAAGTTGGAATTATCAGTATATATGACAGCAAAACTAAAACTCGAAGAGTAGCTATACTCAATTTGACCAGTCCCAAATTTTCAGGTGGTAACTCTTATGAAAACTATATAAATCTTTATAAAGTACTCCAAAAATACGACGACTGGAATTCACCAGAGTGTCTTGCGGAGTTAGCGACTATACCCAACCTGATTTCTGGACCTTCAATAACCCGGACTGTTGATACTTGGGTAACTGAAGAAGAGTGGCAAGCAATCATATCTGGAGGCAATGGATCTCTCAATGCTCTGGAGTATATTAAGAGCTTACCTGTGCGTACGCAAGCAGATCTCATAAGTTTACTGAATCAGAATCAGAACGGTACTCATAATCAGAATGGTACTCAGAATAATAATGGAACTGCTGTAGTAGAAGCTCCTGATGGAGTTCAAGGCAATTCTCAAGGTATTTCAAGCAGTGGTACTGGTTCTGCTACTGGATCTGTAGGCGATTCTGGACCTACTGTTAGTGCAGCTACTCAAACAGAAGTTACTACTTCTGATGAAGGAACTCCTAGTGCTGGAGGTAATGCCTATGAAGTTTCCAAAGCTGCTCCTAACTCAGAAGAGTCTGATTTGAACTATGCATTAATAGCTTTAGGAGCTGTTCTCTGCGGAGGACTTCTTGTGGTAGGGTTCTTTAAAGGTAGTATTCTGGGATTCTTAAGGAAATAA